A single genomic interval of Hevea brasiliensis isolate MT/VB/25A 57/8 chromosome 4, ASM3005281v1, whole genome shotgun sequence harbors:
- the LOC110636424 gene encoding uncharacterized protein LOC110636424, with product MAEEANEVDCRGNDMNNAVFFDRITGSRSSISQASSSKQPLEVDISFCVAEEDGGHMESVDKSAKQPNSVGELLKLVKPSYGISNESYGSRKAKSRDRLIKKTESNIFVGRITRSRSSSQQPNCVNECLEMDNSCGNGKEASVSETKQLFSRDDASRDLVKPLGITYESPRLKAKVLNFQNVDASNDAYCFRLTSSSSTEKPYNITKLPKVDLSSDVIKDGDSRLAQSFGKSSRLPQQSSFVEGEGVNLQVLSGSQPNVLSCIKRILAETDIDYDGLVVACSFSPESNADGHRCGVEDLELRPPSECDMPIKPKPLNFDDVEESNFLETFDCALENKQEGTPEKHLSTMLHSVDLLDKVTSTSCQDKPNPSIEMPLLEGQEFSSKEKPWKVSFEAHKEESAVLADESTVNLMQQKTDPFFFQNQNADSHFMGSWP from the coding sequence ATGGCGGAAGAAGCAAATGAGGTTGATTGCAGGGGTAACGATATGAATAATGCAGTTTTCTTTGATAGAATTACAGGATCTAGGAGTTCTATCTCCCAAGCCAGTTCCTCAAAGCAGCCATTAGAAGTAGATATCTCATTTTGTGTTGCTGAGGAAGATGGTGGACATATGGAGTCTGTTGACAAATCAGCAAAGCAGCCTAATTCTGTTGGTGAGTTGTTGAAATTGGTCAAGCCTTCATATGGAATCTCTAATGAAAGTTATGGATCAAGGAAAGCAAAATCAAGGGATAGGTTGATCAAGAAAACTGAAAGTAACATTTTTGTGGGGAGAATAACAAGATCTAGAAGTTCCAGCCAACAACCTAATTGTGTGAATGAATGCTTGGAGATGGATAACTCTTGTGGTAATGGCAAGGAAGCTAGTGTTAGCGAAACAAAGCAGCTATTCAGCCGTGATGATGCCTCGAGGGATTTGGTCAAGCCTTTAGGTATCACTTACGAAAGTCCTAGGTTGAAAGCAAAAGTGCTGAACTTCCAGAATGTTGATGCATCAAATGATGCTTATTGCTTTAGATTAACAAGCTCTTCTTCTACTGAGAAACCATATAATATTACTAAGCTCCCTAAAGTGGATCTTTCTTCTGATGTTATAAAAGATGGTGATAGTAGACTTGCACAATCTTTTGGCAAATCTTCAAGGCTACCTCAACAATCAAGCTTTGTTGAAGGAGAAGGAGTTAATCTTCAGGTTCTGTCCGGTTCCCAACCAAATGTCCTGTCTTGTATTAAAAGAATTCTAGCTGAAACTGATATAGATTATGATGGGCTAGTAGTGGCTTGTTCTTTTTCTCCTGAATCTAACGCAGATGGCCATAGATGTGGAGTTGAAGATTTAGAATTGAGGCCACCTAGTGAATGTGATATGCCTATCAAGCCCAAGCCACTTAATTTTGATGATGTGGAAGAGAGCAATTTCCTTGAAACTTTTGATTGTGCATTAGAGAATAAACAAGAAGGTACACCAGAGAAACATCTTTCTACCATGCTACATTCTGTGGATCTATTGGATAAAGTAACATCTACTAGCTGCCAAGACAAGCCTAACCCATCTATTGAGATGCCATTGTTGGAAGGGCAGGAATTTTCTAGCAAAGAAAAACCTTGGAAAGTTTCATTTGAAGCTCATAAGGAGGAGAGTGCTGTTTTGGCAGATGAAAGTACTGTTAACCTTATGCAGCAGAAGACAGACCCATTCTTTTTCCAAAATCAAAATGCAGATTCCCACTTCATGGGTTCGTGGCCTTAG
- the LOC110636425 gene encoding nicotinamide/nicotinic acid mononucleotide adenylyltransferase codes for MDLELPMDKVSIVSHTTQDDRKINVVLVAPGSFNPPTFMHLRMLELARDALHSEGYRVIAAYMSPVSDAYEKQGLIPGEHRLRMCNLACESSDFIMVDPWEANQSTYQRTLTILKRIESYFIDKKQISRKFLRVMLVCGSDFLQSFSIPGFWIPEQVRTMCREYGMVSIRREGQDVEKIISDDEILNGNRSNIKVVDELVPNSVSSTRVRECISRGLSIKYLTMDGVIEYIRERQLYMNPIEK; via the exons ATGGATCTTGAATTGCCAATGGACAAAGTATCTATCGTATCGCATACAACTCA GGACGATCGCAAGATTAATGTAGTTCTTGTAGCTCCAGGTAGTTTCAATCCTCCAACCTTCATGCACTTGCGTATGCTTG AGCTGGCGAGGGATGCATTGCATTCAGAGGGCTACCGTGTTATTGCGGCCTATATGTCGCCTGTTAGTGATGCATACGAGAAACAG GGCCTCATTCCTGGTGAACATCGCTTGCGGATGTGTAATTTAGCGTGTGAAAGCTCTGATTTCATAATGGTGGATCCATGGGAG GCAAACCAAAGTACCTACCAACGCACTTTGACTATCTTGAAAAGAATTGAGAGTTACTTTATTGATAAAAAACAGATATCCAGGA AATTCCTTAGGGTCATGCTTGTTTGTGGTTCTGATTTTCTCCAATCATTCAGCATCCCTGGATTTTGGATTCCTGAGCAG gtacggACCATGTGCAGAGAGTATGGCATGGTTTCAATACGCAGAGAAGGGCAAGATGTTGAGAAAATTATATCTGATGACGAAATCCTGAATGGAAACAGG AGTAACATCAAAGTGGTGGATGAACTTGTACCAAACTCAGTCAGCTCAACAAGAGTGAG GGAATGCATTTCTAGAGGTTTGTCGATAAAATATTTAACAATGGATGGGGTAATAGAATACATTAGAGAACGACAATTGTACATGAATCCAATTGAGAAATGA
- the LOC131179197 gene encoding nuclear transcription factor Y subunit B-9-like isoform X2, with translation MKTWGRVKKKKKKKRQKGSGMGLAHSNTNPPSLPSTLIRTKPNEGNSSTAAEANELQQPVQCMVREQDQYMPIANVIRIMRRILPTHAKSSDDAKETVQECVSEYISFFTGEANDRCQSEQRKTIIAEDVLWAMGKLGFDDYVEPLTVFLNRYRETEHERSSMRETILKRSNVGVVDYGNIGMPAFAPFFPMGPPPPGIFDGAIMGGYYRNVSDPAAGLGGGSSDSNGPLNFDPFAQFK, from the exons ATGAAAACATGGggaagagtaaaaaaaaaaaaaaaaaaaaaaagacaaaaag GTTCAGGCATGGGTTTAGCGCACTCAAACACCAATCCTCCAAGCCTCCCCAGCACTCTCATCCGTACCAAGCCCAACGAAGGCAACTCATCAACTGCGGCAGAAGCCAACGAGCTCCAACAACCGGTGCAGTGCATGGTCCGTGAACAAGACCAGTACATGCCAATAGCCAATGTGATTCGCATCATGCGTCGCATTCTCCCAACTCATGCTAAAAGCTCTGATGATGCCAAGGAAACCGTCCAAGAATGCGTCTCTGAGTATATAAGTTTCTTCACTGGAGAGGCCAACGATCGTTGCCAGAGCGAGCAGCGCAAGACTATTATTGCTGAGGACGTTCTCTGGGCTATGGGGAAGCTGGGTTTTGATGACTATGTTGAGCCTCTCACTGTGTTCCTCAACCGCTATCGTGAGACGGAGCATGAGCGTAGCTCTATGCGTGAAACAATCCTGAAGCGCAGTAACGTTGGAGTTGTGGATTATGGAAATATTGGGATGCCTGCTTTTGCTCCATTTTTCCCCATGGGACCTCCTCCACCGGGGATTTTTGATGGTGCAATTATGGGTGGATACTACAGGAATGTGTCCGATCCTGCTGCTGGCCTTGGTGGTGGCTCTTCTGATTCAAACGGCCCCCTCAACTTTGATCCATTTGCTCAGTTTAAGTGA
- the LOC131179197 gene encoding nuclear transcription factor Y subunit B-9-like isoform X1 yields MERGGRFHRYRKHAKQPAASSSIGSGNGSGMGLAHSNTNPPSLPSTLIRTKPNEGNSSTAAEANELQQPVQCMVREQDQYMPIANVIRIMRRILPTHAKSSDDAKETVQECVSEYISFFTGEANDRCQSEQRKTIIAEDVLWAMGKLGFDDYVEPLTVFLNRYRETEHERSSMRETILKRSNVGVVDYGNIGMPAFAPFFPMGPPPPGIFDGAIMGGYYRNVSDPAAGLGGGSSDSNGPLNFDPFAQFK; encoded by the exons ATGGAACGTGGAGGCAGGTTCCATCGCTATCGCAAGCATGCAAAACAGCCAGCAGCCAGCTCTAGCATCGGCTCTGGTAATG GTTCAGGCATGGGTTTAGCGCACTCAAACACCAATCCTCCAAGCCTCCCCAGCACTCTCATCCGTACCAAGCCCAACGAAGGCAACTCATCAACTGCGGCAGAAGCCAACGAGCTCCAACAACCGGTGCAGTGCATGGTCCGTGAACAAGACCAGTACATGCCAATAGCCAATGTGATTCGCATCATGCGTCGCATTCTCCCAACTCATGCTAAAAGCTCTGATGATGCCAAGGAAACCGTCCAAGAATGCGTCTCTGAGTATATAAGTTTCTTCACTGGAGAGGCCAACGATCGTTGCCAGAGCGAGCAGCGCAAGACTATTATTGCTGAGGACGTTCTCTGGGCTATGGGGAAGCTGGGTTTTGATGACTATGTTGAGCCTCTCACTGTGTTCCTCAACCGCTATCGTGAGACGGAGCATGAGCGTAGCTCTATGCGTGAAACAATCCTGAAGCGCAGTAACGTTGGAGTTGTGGATTATGGAAATATTGGGATGCCTGCTTTTGCTCCATTTTTCCCCATGGGACCTCCTCCACCGGGGATTTTTGATGGTGCAATTATGGGTGGATACTACAGGAATGTGTCCGATCCTGCTGCTGGCCTTGGTGGTGGCTCTTCTGATTCAAACGGCCCCCTCAACTTTGATCCATTTGCTCAGTTTAAGTGA